In Candidatus Paceibacterota bacterium, a single genomic region encodes these proteins:
- the lpxB gene encoding lipid-A-disaccharide synthase, whose product MRPNTFMLIAGEASGDMLAAELVRAIRQESAEAGAVPTTDYQPLHTSLAPRFFGAGGPQMAAAGVELALDMTEHSIIGLTEALKHYFKFRRLFRHLFQLAVERQPDAIICVDFSGFNRRFARAIRNYHRTRRDWFHVWHPRLIQYVSPQVWASREGRAQQIARDYDLVLSIFPFEQQWYAKRVPQLRVEFVGHPIVDRYGQGQVARSEIRTGKGTLTVLLLPGSRPGELQRHLPVMIDALALIQAKLVGLRARMVLPNEALMQKARALRLSPDLSLQVGGLPEALAAADVAIASTGTVTTECAFFGVPTVALYKTSWSTWQIAKRIVKVKYAAMPNLLANEAVFPEFIQNAATPDNIALAAADLLRDAPRRARVKARLAEIVTSLGPPGAPRRAARAILKTF is encoded by the coding sequence ACCTTCATGTTAATTGCGGGCGAAGCCAGCGGGGATATGCTGGCTGCCGAACTGGTGCGCGCCATTCGCCAGGAATCCGCCGAAGCCGGGGCGGTTCCCACGACCGATTACCAGCCGCTGCACACGAGCCTGGCCCCGCGATTCTTCGGCGCGGGCGGGCCACAGATGGCCGCGGCGGGAGTGGAGCTGGCGCTTGACATGACCGAGCATTCGATCATTGGGCTCACGGAGGCGCTGAAACACTACTTCAAGTTCCGCCGGCTATTCCGCCACCTCTTCCAGCTCGCAGTCGAACGCCAGCCCGACGCGATCATCTGCGTGGATTTCTCCGGCTTCAATCGCCGCTTTGCTCGTGCCATCAGAAACTACCACCGCACACGCCGGGACTGGTTTCACGTGTGGCATCCCAGGCTGATCCAGTACGTCTCACCGCAGGTCTGGGCCTCGCGCGAAGGCCGCGCTCAACAGATCGCGCGCGACTATGATCTGGTGCTGAGCATCTTCCCGTTCGAGCAGCAGTGGTATGCGAAGCGCGTGCCGCAACTCCGCGTCGAATTTGTCGGCCATCCCATTGTGGACCGCTACGGCCAAGGGCAGGTGGCAAGAAGCGAGATAAGAACCGGCAAGGGGACGTTAACGGTGCTGCTTCTGCCGGGCAGCCGTCCGGGTGAACTTCAACGCCATTTGCCTGTGATGATTGATGCGCTGGCCCTGATCCAGGCCAAGCTTGTGGGCCTGCGCGCGCGCATGGTCCTGCCCAACGAGGCGCTGATGCAGAAGGCGAGGGCTCTGCGCCTGTCGCCAGACCTGTCCCTCCAAGTGGGCGGCTTGCCCGAGGCGCTGGCGGCTGCCGACGTGGCCATTGCCTCCACGGGCACCGTCACGACCGAGTGCGCCTTCTTTGGCGTGCCGACCGTGGCCCTCTACAAGACATCCTGGAGCACCTGGCAAATCGCCAAGCGCATCGTGAAGGTGAAATACGCGGCCATGCCGAACCTGCTTGCCAACGAGGCAGTCTTTCCCGAGTTCATTCAAAACGCTGCCACCCCGGACAATATCGCCTTGGCCGCGGCCGACCTGCTGCGCGACGCCCCGCGCCGCGCCCGGGTGAAAGCCCGCCTCGCTGAGATCGTCACGTCCCTCGGCCCCCCCGGCGCCCCGCGCCGCGCCGCCCGCGCCATTCTCAAGACCTTTTGA